From a region of the Bermanella marisrubri genome:
- a CDS encoding FecR family protein — MKVFIFIFFSLFLSIPSFSADIAARVIIAKGTVIAQNDTESRALKRRSEIYRGEIIRTGPNSSVQLRFIDKALMTIKANSELDIEEYVLKSETTASDKALLKLVKGGFRTITGSIGKGDKDAYKVSTPAASIGIRGTAYEVQQEANDSFVVGVYEGGIRVENESGSIDLGLGADYNYSRVTPNTAPKGLLAPPTAFGLNSATNKPVEGDEEENSNETEQSSDESDTELAENQEQDGQEEDADFTDSLLSDNDNEFLADIDQVIVDAVDTKLAETIEASTSSEFDFNNPYAGVNISNSSNPFAENIISDEAYALGESGKLGLVAIPSMFNFFGSGETPTIPLMEAQLESFNTMTDASIETVTYAQGSTVEIRYSILEKSGTNGDYVTRHFQYEIPIAESSNTTVTNSDDLNNIFQFTSGILYEETNNGRIVSSDPIHINIYNAATTGEFRLQIATATSDPTQAFLSSLELDIFGVNEETEQKFYQQIGSQQLADGSYSDQDWYTQAELEVFIGNGSWDPKNNQPILVENEEEQDGTTRIAIIKKDNEDNQVIDSYLAYTSASPSCGGAESSLEPCDIQVKDVGGRDNIRWGVWISEPDEPITITDIDNGSAFTEEESNILAFWIAAERADINQLSGTASFTANDLDCTDLTQCMGFADDGVVTSLSGNFSVDFNNSRISQGSINLDVSDSVNGSIVSQWDVSFQNAQIKGADFHTNQIQGSVKDSAGTEISSHIVGNIGGIFVKPGDKAVGGYNFGALDTEGIHKHATGVFQLDKQ; from the coding sequence ATGAAAGTTTTCATATTTATTTTTTTCAGTCTATTCCTCTCAATACCGTCATTCAGTGCGGATATCGCAGCAAGAGTCATCATTGCTAAAGGCACTGTAATTGCACAAAACGATACTGAAAGCCGCGCATTGAAACGTCGTAGTGAAATATATCGAGGGGAAATTATTCGAACCGGCCCCAACAGTTCGGTGCAGTTACGATTTATTGATAAAGCTTTGATGACGATTAAAGCAAATAGCGAACTAGATATTGAGGAATATGTGCTTAAAAGCGAAACCACTGCCTCTGACAAAGCTCTCCTTAAACTAGTAAAAGGTGGTTTCCGCACCATTACAGGGTCGATAGGAAAAGGGGATAAAGATGCCTACAAGGTATCCACCCCAGCAGCTTCTATTGGAATCCGTGGTACCGCATATGAAGTGCAACAAGAAGCCAATGATAGCTTTGTGGTTGGAGTATATGAAGGTGGTATTCGCGTAGAAAACGAATCTGGCAGTATTGATCTTGGCTTAGGTGCGGATTATAACTACTCGCGCGTGACTCCCAACACAGCACCAAAAGGACTTTTGGCACCGCCCACTGCATTTGGTTTAAATAGCGCAACGAATAAACCAGTGGAAGGAGATGAAGAGGAAAACTCAAACGAAACTGAACAATCATCAGACGAGTCCGACACCGAACTTGCAGAAAACCAAGAGCAGGATGGTCAAGAGGAAGATGCCGATTTCACAGACTCCCTTCTCTCTGACAACGATAACGAATTTTTAGCAGACATCGACCAAGTCATCGTTGACGCTGTGGATACAAAGTTGGCAGAAACCATCGAGGCGTCAACGTCTTCTGAGTTTGATTTTAATAATCCCTATGCAGGTGTAAATATTTCCAATTCATCGAACCCTTTCGCTGAAAACATCATTAGTGACGAAGCATATGCTCTTGGCGAAAGTGGAAAACTAGGGTTGGTAGCCATACCCTCAATGTTCAATTTTTTTGGCTCCGGCGAGACGCCAACAATCCCGCTTATGGAAGCTCAATTAGAATCTTTCAATACTATGACAGATGCAAGTATTGAAACAGTCACCTATGCCCAAGGCTCCACGGTTGAAATTCGCTACTCTATTTTGGAAAAGAGCGGAACAAATGGCGACTATGTTACAAGGCACTTTCAATATGAAATTCCTATTGCCGAGAGCTCCAATACCACTGTTACGAATTCGGATGATTTAAATAATATCTTTCAATTTACTTCTGGAATACTTTACGAAGAAACCAACAATGGACGTATTGTTTCATCAGACCCTATTCACATAAACATCTACAACGCCGCCACTACAGGTGAATTTAGATTACAAATTGCCACCGCAACATCTGATCCAACTCAGGCTTTCTTAAGCTCATTAGAGCTTGATATCTTTGGAGTAAACGAAGAAACCGAACAGAAATTTTATCAACAAATTGGCAGTCAACAACTTGCGGATGGTAGCTACAGTGATCAAGACTGGTATACGCAAGCGGAACTTGAGGTCTTCATAGGAAATGGTTCATGGGATCCAAAAAATAACCAACCAATTTTAGTAGAAAACGAAGAGGAGCAAGATGGAACAACGCGCATAGCCATTATCAAGAAAGACAACGAGGACAATCAAGTTATCGATAGCTACTTAGCTTACACCAGTGCATCTCCCTCTTGTGGAGGAGCCGAATCCAGCTTAGAACCCTGTGATATTCAAGTAAAAGATGTAGGTGGTAGGGATAATATACGCTGGGGAGTATGGATATCAGAACCCGATGAACCCATTACCATAACGGATATCGACAACGGCTCGGCATTTACAGAAGAGGAAAGTAATATCTTAGCGTTTTGGATTGCAGCCGAACGAGCCGATATCAATCAACTATCTGGAACAGCGTCTTTCACCGCGAATGATCTTGATTGTACAGATCTAACTCAGTGTATGGGGTTTGCCGATGATGGTGTGGTCACATCACTTTCTGGTAATTTTTCAGTGGATTTCAATAATAGTAGAATTAGCCAAGGATCAATCAACTTAGATGTTTCCGATTCAGTCAATGGCAGCATCGTTTCTCAATGGGATGTCTCTTTTCAGAACGCACAAATTAAAGGCGCAGATTTTCACACCAATCAAATACAGGGTTCAGTGAAAG
- a CDS encoding tetratricopeptide repeat protein, translated as MLKSSLIMSFNSSLVLTLFFMLMVAHPSNAQDSTPDIQETEKQLKQLELLVNARQFDQAYSLASSIRNNEEGRPSFDFYYGLAAIETGHFDEALFAFERLLFYQPNNPRYRLELARVHFYLRNLKRSESEFKQVLKQNPPAPVRNNVKTFLDKIAELYRQVEPEFMLALDLAGGYDSNINSATSEDELPQEELIFPVDIVLSEDAKETASAYWSTLIHFAYLRPISKTQSLDVRAIYNKRANSETSLYDLDTLIAEGAYGFFTGPIRWRLTGRYQSVLLDSESFLSTLSFLGNGRWRQPNGASYGIGFNLGQSEYDDNPNGDIQQMQYKFTYQSPPKKSNWTISAFFGLDDAKESINKYNGKSYQGFSVQQTTLHTQRSSYYWMINITASEYDAINTALYSKLREDISLHSTLGWRYNITSKLSFRNDYSASYQDSSLEANTYQRFKAELGITYRM; from the coding sequence ATGCTGAAATCATCACTTATCATGTCGTTTAATTCCTCGTTAGTATTAACGTTGTTTTTTATGTTGATGGTTGCCCACCCATCAAATGCACAAGACTCAACTCCAGATATTCAGGAAACTGAAAAGCAATTAAAACAACTAGAATTGCTGGTAAACGCTAGACAGTTTGATCAAGCCTATTCTTTGGCATCCTCTATACGAAACAATGAAGAGGGTCGACCAAGCTTTGATTTTTATTATGGTTTAGCCGCAATAGAAACAGGGCATTTTGATGAAGCCTTGTTTGCCTTCGAACGTCTCCTGTTTTACCAACCCAATAACCCTAGATATCGATTAGAACTGGCCCGAGTACATTTTTATTTGCGTAACTTAAAGCGCTCGGAATCAGAATTCAAACAAGTACTAAAGCAAAACCCGCCAGCACCTGTACGCAATAATGTAAAAACATTTTTAGACAAGATCGCCGAGCTCTATCGTCAAGTAGAGCCTGAATTCATGCTTGCGTTAGATTTAGCCGGTGGATACGACAGCAATATCAACAGTGCCACCAGTGAAGATGAACTACCTCAAGAAGAATTGATTTTTCCAGTAGATATCGTATTGAGTGAGGATGCAAAAGAAACCGCAAGTGCTTACTGGTCTACCCTTATTCATTTCGCCTATCTTAGGCCAATTAGTAAAACCCAAAGCTTAGATGTTCGCGCTATCTATAATAAACGAGCCAATAGTGAGACATCTCTATATGACCTGGATACATTAATTGCAGAGGGCGCATACGGTTTCTTTACAGGTCCCATTCGTTGGCGTCTCACTGGTCGATATCAAAGTGTCTTGCTTGATTCCGAGTCATTTCTCAGCACTCTTTCCTTCTTAGGAAACGGTCGTTGGCGACAGCCTAATGGCGCAAGTTATGGGATAGGTTTTAATTTAGGACAGAGTGAATACGACGATAACCCCAATGGCGACATTCAACAAATGCAATATAAGTTTACGTACCAATCGCCGCCGAAAAAAAGTAATTGGACTATCAGCGCATTTTTTGGTTTGGATGACGCTAAAGAATCTATCAATAAATATAATGGAAAAAGCTATCAGGGATTTTCAGTTCAGCAAACCACCCTTCACACGCAACGCAGTAGCTACTATTGGATGATCAATATTACCGCCAGTGAATACGATGCCATCAACACAGCTCTTTACAGCAAGTTACGTGAAGACATCAGCCTACATTCCACATTGGGTTGGCGATATAACATTACGTCCAAATTAAGTTTCCGCAATGACTATAGCGCAAGCTATCAAGATAGCTCACTCGAAGCCAACACCTACCAACGATTCAAAGCCGAACTTGGCATCACTTATAGAATGTAG
- a CDS encoding cyclic nucleotide-binding domain-containing protein produces MIIKNAGWATLNERLILEGAITGLRAGLGMKKINSLTRGKMLIILNKVPFFKEFSSFERERIVDNNAAFYVANEDEFIIEQGTLDTAFYILMSGTARVVLDGRNEILAEMHPGEFFGEIAFIQNVPRSSHVIANETCIMLKVDRRLLGALNSDIREKFKDQIIYKLANMITKNNEAPKETPSQNRPNQAPFQET; encoded by the coding sequence GTGATCATAAAAAACGCAGGCTGGGCTACACTAAATGAAAGGCTTATTTTAGAAGGCGCTATCACGGGGCTAAGAGCGGGATTAGGAATGAAGAAAATCAATTCATTAACACGCGGTAAGATGTTGATTATTCTCAATAAAGTGCCGTTTTTTAAGGAGTTTAGCTCGTTTGAACGTGAGCGCATTGTAGATAATAATGCAGCGTTTTATGTAGCCAATGAAGATGAATTTATTATTGAACAAGGAACCTTGGATACTGCGTTTTATATCCTTATGAGTGGTACTGCTCGGGTTGTGCTTGATGGGCGCAATGAAATCTTAGCAGAAATGCATCCAGGAGAGTTCTTTGGAGAAATTGCCTTTATTCAGAATGTACCCAGAAGCAGTCACGTTATCGCAAATGAAACATGTATTATGTTGAAAGTGGACCGTAGGTTATTAGGTGCTTTGAATTCGGATATAAGAGAGAAATTTAAAGATCAGATTATATATAAGCTGGCTAATATGATTACAAAGAATAATGAGGCGCCAAAGGAGACCCCGAGTCAGAATCGACCAAACCAAGCTCCTTTTCAGGAAACTTGA
- the ccoM gene encoding cytochrome c oxidase subunit CcoM, whose product MYIDEYVIAGLIIVGLTIAFFGGFYRAIKNDIKKHGDGSEQSHT is encoded by the coding sequence ATGTACATAGATGAATATGTAATCGCGGGACTAATCATCGTGGGTTTAACTATCGCATTTTTCGGTGGTTTCTACCGTGCGATTAAGAATGACATCAAAAAACATGGTGATGGTAGCGAGCAATCTCATACTTAA
- a CDS encoding NAD(P)/FAD-dependent oxidoreductase — MSNNHAVIIGAGAAGLMCAISAAESGVDVLVIDHANKAGKKILISGGGRCNFTNMYTEPSNYLSQNPHFCKSALKRYTQWDFIAEVDRVGLPWHEKKLGQLFSDNKSQAILDMLLNRCDELGVTIRLNCTMETVSQQENGFILNTNQGVIECHALVVASGAMSFPTMGATDFGHKLAKKFGLNITETRPGLVPFTLDARDLAPLKNLSGVAIDAMVSCRDMSFRENILFTHKGLSGPAILQISSYWKPGQSVTVCMLPDIDLAQFFKDAQQNQPNKQLNTVLRQHFPERLIEAFCQDFDLSKPLQQYKHKDLTSIAERFQNWQFIPSGTEGYKKAEVTLGGVDTDEVSSKTFEAKSVKGLYFIGEVLDVTGHLGGFNFQWAWASGHCCGKAIADSMTA; from the coding sequence ATGTCTAACAATCATGCAGTAATCATTGGTGCCGGCGCCGCAGGTCTTATGTGCGCAATTAGTGCTGCCGAATCCGGCGTCGATGTTTTGGTGATTGATCACGCTAATAAAGCAGGTAAAAAAATCCTGATCAGTGGTGGTGGTCGTTGTAATTTCACCAATATGTATACCGAACCTAGCAACTATTTAAGCCAGAACCCTCACTTCTGTAAATCCGCTTTAAAGCGCTACACGCAATGGGATTTCATTGCAGAAGTTGATCGCGTCGGTTTGCCTTGGCACGAGAAAAAGCTCGGCCAATTATTTAGTGACAATAAAAGCCAAGCTATTCTGGATATGCTGCTTAACCGTTGCGATGAACTAGGGGTAACGATCCGATTGAATTGCACTATGGAAACCGTAAGCCAACAAGAAAATGGTTTTATACTTAATACCAACCAAGGCGTTATTGAATGTCACGCCCTCGTTGTCGCCTCTGGAGCTATGAGTTTCCCTACTATGGGTGCCACCGATTTTGGCCATAAGTTGGCAAAAAAGTTTGGATTAAACATCACAGAAACACGACCAGGTTTGGTACCTTTTACACTAGATGCACGGGACCTAGCTCCACTCAAAAATCTGAGCGGGGTTGCAATTGATGCTATGGTGAGTTGTCGCGATATGAGTTTTCGTGAAAACATTTTATTTACTCACAAAGGGCTATCTGGCCCAGCCATACTGCAAATTAGTAGCTACTGGAAACCTGGTCAAAGCGTCACCGTGTGCATGCTTCCGGATATCGATCTGGCGCAGTTTTTTAAAGATGCTCAACAGAACCAGCCCAACAAGCAACTCAATACGGTTCTTAGGCAGCACTTTCCTGAACGGCTGATCGAAGCCTTTTGCCAAGATTTTGATTTGTCCAAACCTTTACAGCAGTACAAGCACAAAGACTTGACGTCCATAGCAGAGCGTTTCCAAAACTGGCAGTTTATTCCCAGCGGCACTGAAGGCTATAAAAAAGCAGAAGTCACCCTGGGCGGAGTCGACACTGATGAAGTGAGTAGCAAAACCTTTGAAGCTAAATCAGTAAAAGGCTTGTATTTCATCGGAGAAGTTCTGGATGTGACCGGGCACTTAGGCGGCTTTAATTTCCAGTGGGCATGGGCAAGTGGCCACTGCTGCGGAAAAGCTATTGCTGATTCAATGACTGCATAA
- a CDS encoding TlpA family protein disulfide reductase, whose protein sequence is MFSKFTFRCVLLLFLIASTACMEDLTPSNDPIQGEQNRQGLQGTVLEDIALIDNNLNKWQLSQALSEADAVAFYFTMWCPVCDSHMQHIKNHLAEDYPNVTFVFVDYVSSSQAMSRETQIASGYQSSQVLADIDSELQNNLSASMSSFAIIDKNFVVRYNQVFQSDTGIRDVLDSF, encoded by the coding sequence ATGTTTTCTAAGTTCACATTTCGATGCGTATTACTACTATTCTTGATCGCAAGCACCGCTTGCATGGAAGACCTCACACCTAGCAATGACCCAATCCAAGGCGAACAAAATAGACAAGGCTTGCAAGGCACAGTGTTAGAAGACATCGCACTAATAGATAATAACTTGAATAAGTGGCAACTCAGTCAAGCCCTGAGCGAAGCTGATGCCGTCGCATTTTACTTCACAATGTGGTGCCCAGTTTGCGACAGTCATATGCAGCATATCAAAAACCATCTGGCCGAAGATTATCCAAATGTGACTTTTGTATTCGTAGATTATGTGTCGTCATCACAAGCAATGAGTCGTGAAACCCAGATTGCCAGTGGTTACCAATCGAGCCAAGTCTTAGCTGATATTGATAGCGAGCTACAAAATAATCTGTCTGCTAGTATGTCCAGCTTTGCGATCATTGATAAGAACTTTGTGGTGAGATATAACCAAGTTTTTCAATCAGACACGGGTATAAGAGACGTTCTTGATAGCTTTTAA